CTCCATCACCGTCGCGATCTCGCATCGTTCGTATTCGCACAGTTGTGGCCACCGTCAAGCGCATCTCCTTCGTCGTCTCCACCATTGCACCACCCCACGAGTTAAACCCTCTCCGACCTACCTTCTCCGTTCCCGAGATCACGACTTCCAAAACCATGCCGCTTCGCCTTTTCTCAACTTTCGCCTTCGTCTTGGCCATCCAGGAAGAGAGAATTACTTGGCAGTGATTTGGAGTTTGTGATTTGTGCGTGTTATGGGTGGCTTTGGGTTTATGATTTTGTGCGTGTTATCCCTGTGCAGGATAGACAGTGGAGGTGTTGGAAGAAGAATGATGAATTTGAGTGTCTCGCTACCGAGATCACTGGGGAAAGGGTGAGGGGTTTGGGCTGGAATATTGGTTGGttctgtgtttgtttatttgtgGCAGGAAACTGTGAGCATGATGTATCAATAAGGAGGAAGATGGAGATATTAACGAAGAGAGTTTGATTAAAGGTGAAGTGTATTCATGCATTGAGATGTTCAAGAAGATTTTGGATCAAGGACAACCGGGTGACAATGTTGGTCTTCTTCTCCGTGGTGAAGGATGAGGGTGGCCGACACACCGCTGTGTTTGGATTGATTTCAGCAGTTCCACTTGAAGCAGGACAAAGATTTGCCTTGAGAGAGGGTGGCAGAAAAGTTGGTGGTGGTGTGTATCATGAGGCATCGTGTGGGCGGTTACGGGTATGATGATCGAGGAATATGGAGGGTGAAGGTGATATTTGATTAATGAATGGAGGAGTACCAATAGTATGTCACTCCATGATGGTTGGTGAGAAAATGGAGGAGGATTCGGCAGGGACTCGAAGATGAGGTTGGGTGAGAGTCAAAACGCgagttttaatttcttaagtCGTGTTTTATTTAAACGTTGTGTTTTGTatgatttaatttcaataaaatttaattccaaAATGATACAAAACCAACTCAGCTCAGTATACATTGCCATGTCAACCAAGTCACATTGTCACACATACCCAATTTTAACGTCGTCCATCAAAGTTAACGGCAAgcccttaattgattcaattttgcaaaaacagggactaaattgagacgttttaaaatattgggacctaattgagaaaacccaATATAAATAGGGacaatctaaatgattaaaccaaaaAGTTATTTTGGCACTTGATGGAATTCCATGGAAAGTTCCATTGGTTGCGTAGCGTATGCATTTATATGGGAGTTCAGGGCCTTTATATGGGAGTCCAGGATTAGAGGTTATCCTAATATTTTACTAACCATTCAACTTCTataaaaaataaggtttaaatccttttttggtccctaagttaagtgttgatgttcagtttagtccccacttttaaaagtgtaaacCTTTGGTCCCTATGTTATCAAATTTGTTTGACTTCAGTCCTATCCAtctaacggtgttaaaattgttaacggtgaAATTACTGTGGAATTTAtctgtcaaaaaaatattgatgtGGCATTTAATGTAAGGAAGGGAGGGAGGTCGACGCAACTTCTCGATTCAGGTTCATTTCACGTAAGGAAGGGAGGCCGACACAACTTCTCTTTGCAGCGTGACGATCCTCGTTCGTGGGGGTGGCAGCAGTGGCATCACCGCAAGGTTTCGACTCTGGCGACTTCACAGTACAGGGGTTTGTGCTCGTTATTGGTGCGTCTTACGATTTAGGGTTCCATTTGAAGATTTGGGGGTTTTCGATTCTGATTTTGGGACTGAGTTTTCTCTGTTTTCCTCTGTAGGTGGTGGCACAGTGATTTTGGATAGGTTTCTATGGGGATAAACGATCTATTGTCCTTTGATTTTATGGATTCGCTTTCACCTCAGACGCTTGTTTCTGTTATGTAGTAGCTTTACAGTCTTGGAGAATTGGATGAAGAGGGCTTGTTAACCAAACTGGGGAAGAAAATGGCAGAATTTCCTTTGGATCCACCGTTGTCCAAGATTCTACTTGTCAGTGTGGATCTTGGATGCAGTGATGAGATTTTGACCATAATTGCCATGATTCAAACCGGAAATAATTTTTACAGGCCAAGGGAAAAGCAAGGCCTAGCAAATTGGAAGAGGGCAAAGTTTTTTAGCCAGAGGGTGAACATCTTACTCTACTTACTGTTTATGAGGTTTGGAAAGCTAAGAACTTTTCAGGGTCGTGCTGTTTTGAGAACTTTGTTCAATCTCGATCGTTGAGAAGAGTCCAGGATGTCAAGAAACAACTTCTCACTATCATGGATAGGTATAAATTAGATGTTGCGAGTGTTGGAATTAACTTCCTCTGCAGGTGGTGGCGCAATGATTTTGGATAGGTTTCTATGGGGATAAACGATC
Above is a genomic segment from Vigna radiata var. radiata cultivar VC1973A chromosome 10, Vradiata_ver6, whole genome shotgun sequence containing:
- the LOC106774760 gene encoding uncharacterized protein LOC106774760, encoding MAVAMTPSSSPSPSRSRIVRIRTVVATVKRISFVVSTIAPPHELNPLRPTFSVPEITTSKTMPLRLFSTFAFDRQWRCWKKNDEFECLATEITGERETDNRVTMLVFFSVVKDEGGRHTAVFGLISAVPLEAGQRFALREGGRKVGGGVYHEASCGRLRLYSLGELDEEGLLTKLGKKMAEFPLDPPLSKILLVSVDLGCSDEILTIIAMIQTGNNFYRPREKQGLANWKRAKFFSQRVNILLYLLFMRPREKQGRADRKRVKFFQPEGDHLTLLIVYEVWKAKNFSGSWCFENFVQSRSLRIVQDVRKQLLTIMDRYKLDVASVGINFTKVTKAITT